A window of Candidatus Brocadiia bacterium genomic DNA:
GATTATTTATCCTGAGTATTTTCGAAGTACACAGATTAAATCCATAAAATACGCGACTATCACCGGCGAACCTTAATTTCTATCCGGACGCGAATTTTGCTTGGCATTCACTCCATATCTGGTATTAATAATAACGTAATTAGGAGACTACAATATGAAAGAATTATCATACCGGATTTTGTTAAGGCCCGAACCCGAGGGCGGTTACACGGTAATTGTGCCTACCCTGCCGGGATGCGTCACTTACGGTAAAACAATGGCTGAAGCTAAGAAAATGGCCAAAGACGCCATAGCCGCTTATCTGCACAGTATGAAAAAGCACCACGAGCCGATATTAGACGATTCAGAGGTCCTGGAAGGAACACTGAACATTCAATATGTCTAAACTCCCTTAGCTGACGCCTCATAAAGTCATTAGAATCCTGGTTCAGCATGGTTTTGTTTTAGACCACACTTCCGGAAGTCATATGGTTTATCTTCAACCCGAAAGCCGCAAAAGAGTTGTTGTGCCTTTCCACAGAAAAGATATTCCGGTCGGCACGCTGATGTCTATCTTAAAACAGGCCGGCATTAGCCGAGACGAACTGAGATAACCCCGCATTCTACATCCCGCCCTATTCCGTGCCTTCGTGGTAAGATTAAAATCAATATTCCCAGCGGTTTTGCAAACTATTACGAGGTCAGCTTAGGCAGCCATTTGCCGGTCCGTTTCTTGTAGTCTTGGTATGCGGCGCCGAACTTGTCGGCCATTACCTGCTCCTCATAACCGGCGATATAATTGTAGAACAGAAAAATCACTATCCATAACCCCAAAGACAGGATGGATAACGAGAAAGCAACCAACCTCAGGAAAAACAGCAAACTAGCCAGGTATAACGGATGCCGGACGTATTTGAATATGCCGGTGCTGATTACGGTTACCGGCCTGACCTTATCCCTGACTACAATATGCCCTTTCAGGAATAAGACTATGGCCGTCATTGCTAAAATGAGGGCGATGATGATTCGGATATAAACCGGGACACTACCGGAAAGGAAGATTGATAGCTTCAGAACAAACGAATCCACCGACCAGAGCGCCATAAATACAAGACCTAATAGTATTTGCCCGGCATCCCCCAGCGGATGTTCTCCGTT
This region includes:
- a CDS encoding type II toxin-antitoxin system HicB family antitoxin, producing the protein MKELSYRILLRPEPEGGYTVIVPTLPGCVTYGKTMAEAKKMAKDAIAAYLHSMKKHHEPILDDSEVLEGTLNIQYV
- a CDS encoding isoprenylcysteine carboxylmethyltransferase family protein, producing the protein MKENNGEHPLGDAGQILLGLVFMALWSVDSFVLKLSIFLSGSVPVYIRIIIALILAMTAIVLFLKGHIVVRDKVRPVTVISTGIFKYVRHPLYLASLLFFLRLVAFSLSILSLGLWIVIFLFYNYIAGYEEQVMADKFGAAYQDYKKRTGKWLPKLTS
- a CDS encoding type II toxin-antitoxin system HicA family toxin, which gives rise to MLVQHGFVLDHTSGSHMVYLQPESRKRVVVPFHRKDIPVGTLMSILKQAGISRDELR